One genomic segment of Polyodon spathula isolate WHYD16114869_AA chromosome 17, ASM1765450v1, whole genome shotgun sequence includes these proteins:
- the LOC121329559 gene encoding autophagy-related protein 2 homolog B-like isoform X6, producing the protein MPWPFSESIKKRACRYLLHRYLGNFLQEKLSLDQLSLDLYQGTGSLAQVPLDKWSLNEILESVDAPFEVIEGFIQTISLSVPWASLLQENCALEVKGLEMVFRPRPRMASGSEPMYWSSFMTSSMQLAKECLSQRLTDEQAEGFQPLEGLEKFAETIETVLRRVKVTFLDTVLRIEHVPENSKTGIALEMRISKIVYCDETGDECSGMNVHQPTMFAHKNLQLTGVSVFWDEFSEAARTCPKSSTPQTETEPKLSPSWNPKIICEPHPQFTRTVSEVAPFKPVQIGCLNGRMELGLILKQNEALPGAKLDVDGQIDSINVLLSPRQVHLLLDMLGVFSGPAGSSCIESSERTSLSCKDRKSRPIQQEDEYRLHMELHRCLKKDMLPAGGLEEQGLFESETRTTSSREEDVFFSMAEMEMSHSLSSLPPLGDPPNVDLELSLNSNYASSPRGSPLDNVTTVWDDYLDPPRHREKLAQDPPFLSRGMQPPQKLLRQTSHPSKPHSVDESRPEVVFRLALGSLSVSVLHIDPLPPPETALNLNPLTLMASDFFSRIEKISPAELCEGDFPHFHPIFDEACPYDHLRFMGTGIKVTYEQRQGSSLRSLSTDVSVGQMELLECLFPTDSRSSAPQYTELVTFDSDCLKESHPPACLHLLYKFSERRGPQGSQVRLSAMPQKADFQIELGPVHSELDISIVDRLNSLLQPQKLVTTEMMASHMYTSYNKHVSLHKAFTEVFLDDSRTPANCRMSVLVNVPVLNLAVRFPIPDLRSDQERGPWFKKSLQKEILHLEFKDVEFKTEFTGGSSPEQTKLELTFKELTGKFQDDHDQAAVRFLKVSHGMDGDMVTSDSGKFDWPRIVLKVNPTAVHSILERVTAEEEEEAEGLSPEEEEGGAHSLKDVCDFGKPEPSPFSSRRVMYENEEMVMPGDVAEMTEFQEKTMSNSRYILELSLPNVELALPNKAFYEKLHNSRINNDLLLWEPTAPSPVETFENMSYGVGLSVASQLINTYSKDSFSQFRSSAPDEEESGSEEETMQYYSTGDFGFRCRRKKKNEPQNKTSQSLFSVLLSVNHGLVALQTDTKREDGTVIESRHGEFWLEIDNGVLFSVTRYEGYEDQHYICLHTSSLCLYHQGMLEGTVPSTEVKLPSKTRPHWLEPTIYRSEEGSLSKRCVPEGAGGESINMLSVAVKIYSENIERNVKEFLISVGVKGATLQHQVVPSSISWQEQILDFLNVSDEPVLGYTPPVSVTTFHLHLWSCSLDYRPLYLPIRSLLTVETFSISSSVSLDRSSSKLRIILDEAALFLSDKCNNVSVNLNRDYVQVVDMGLLELRITAVKPGVNGEMTEPRFELRCSSDVIHIRTCYDSCAALMNLIQYIASYGDLIPPPRPETKAGGSKQRGRPDIPSRPPSRPLLLPEAEQQILQDLMSEAMEDTDFQQARSPEDRQPNGVHEGSTQALEPPRSDLFLFPDESGNISQEPSPTFTPYHHPLIYAAMSDAAPESDDFCILETPLAGAADRDEEPVVKKLTSDSIEIQENHFSIPLGRTDSNKGPLHFPVPEVRYLIKEISIIWHLYGGKDFAGGPVLSSPAKSRGSPSQTPVRQSRVAGRAHGGRGRNPDVLMEIQLSKVKFQHEVYPQSGADREPSLTEQPVSRQVFIVQDLEIRDRLATSQMNKFLYLYFSKEMPRKAHSNMLTVKALHVCPESGRTPQECCLRVSLMPVRLNIDQDALFFLKDFFASIAAEVELLSPPDQEVKKPPAPDLTCSFPKHMSGSLDPAPIISVPGQGKPSQNGLPDSSSTENGEAESSPATSFTDQPIFFREFRFISEVPIRLDYHGKHVSMEQGTFAGIVIGLTQLNCSELKLKRLCYRQGLLGVDKLFSYAISEWLNDIKKNQLPGILGGVGPIHSLVQLVQGLRDLVWLPIEQYRKDGRIVRGFQRGAASFGTSTAMAALELTNRMVQTIQAAAETAYDMVSPGPDESELKRIKRFSHYRLAHQPVDLREGVAKAYSVVKEGITDTALTIYDTATREHEQRGVTGAVGGVLRQIPPAVVKPLIVATEATSNVLGGMRNQIRPDARQEESQKWRLGEE; encoded by the exons ATGCCTTGGCCATTTTCTGAGTCGATAAAAAAGCGGGCCTGCAGGTACTTGCTACACCGGTATCTGGGCAACTTCCTGCAAGAGAAGCTGAGCCTGGATCAGCTGAGCCTGGACCTCTATCAGGGAACCGGATCACTGGCGCAAGTCCCGTTAGACAAATGG tCCCTGAATGAGATCCTGGAATCGGTGGACGCTCCCTTTGAGGTGATTGAGGGGTTTATTCAGACAATCTCCCTGTCTGTCCCCTGGGCCTCACTGCTGCAGGAGAACTGTGCTCTGGAGGTGAAAGGGCTTGAGATGGTTTTTAGGCCAAGACCACGGATGG CATCCGGATCTGAGCCGATGTACTGGTCCAGTTTCATGACAAGCAGCATGCAGCTTGCTAAGGAATGTCTGAGTCAGAGGCTGACAGATGAGCAGGCGGAAGGGTTTCAGCCTCTAGAAGGGCTTGAGAAATTTGCAGAAACCATTGAAACAG TTCTGAGAAGAGTCAAAGTTACATTTTTAGACACAGTCCTCAGGATTGAACATGTACCAGAAAACTCAAAAACTGGAATAGCTCTTGAAATGCGAATCAGCAA AATTGTGTATTGTGATGAAACTGGAGATGAATGCTCTGGGATGAATGTTCACCAGCCAACGATGTTTGCGCATAAAAACCTGCAACTTACTGGGGTCTCAGTTTTTTGGGATGAATTTTCAGAAGCTGCAAGAACCTGTCCAAAGTCCTCAACTCCGCAAACA gaaacgGAACCAAAGCTCTCTCCCAGCTGGAACCCTAAAATCATCTGTGAGCCGCACCCCCAGTTTACAAGAACTGTGTCTGAAGTGGCACCATTCAAGCCTGTGCAGATTGGATGTTTGAATGGGAGAATGGAACTCGGTCTTATCCTCAAACAAAATGAAGCACTTCCTGGAGCGAAA CTGGATGTAGATGGACAGATTGATTCTATAAATGTGCTCTTGTCTCCACGCCAAGTGCATCTGCTCTTGGACATGCTGGGTGTCTTTTCAGGACCAG CAGGTTCATCCTGTATAGAGAGTTCAGAGAGGACCTCCCTCAGCTGTAAGGACAGGAAAAGCCGTCCAATCCAGCAAGAGGACGAGTACCGGCTGCACATGGAGCTGCACCGCTGTCTGAAGAAGGACATGCTGCCTGCAGGGGGGCTGGAGGAGCAGGGCCTGTTTGAGAGCGAGACGAGAACCACGTCAAGTCGGG AAGAAGATGTATTCTTCTCTATGGCAGAAATGGAAATGTCCCACAGTCTGTCCTCCCTTCCGCCACTTGGAGACCCACCCAATGTGGATCTTGAACTGTCTTTAAACAGCAACTACGCCAGCTCTCCCAGAGGATCCCCATTGGATAATGTAACA ACGGTTTGGGATGACTACCTGGATCCTCCGAGACACAGGGAAAAACTGGCACAGGACCCTCCCTTCCTATCAAGAGGGATGCAGCCTCCTCAGAAACTGCTTCGACAGACAT CTCACCCATCTAAACCTCACTCTGTGGATGAATCCCGGCCTGAGGTTGTGTTCAGACTAGCCCTGGGcagtctgtccgtgtctgtcctTCATATAGACCCTCTGCCACCCCCTGAAACAGCACTGAACCTCAACCCGCTCACTCTGATGGCCTCCGATTTCTTCAGCCGGATTGAGAAAATCAGTCCTGCAGAGCTCTGCGAAGGAGATTTTCCACATTTTCATCCCATTTTTGATGAGGCCTGTCCTTATGATCACCTGAG GTTCATGGGAACTGGTATCAAGGTAACCTACGAGCAGCGGCAGGGATCCAGTTTGCGCAGTCTCAGTACTGATGTGTCTGTGGGACAGATGGAGCTGCTGGAGTGTCTattcccaacagactcacggtCCAGCGCACCCCAGTACACAGAG cTTGTAACATTTGATTCAGACTGCCTCAAAGAATCCCATCCTCCAGCTTGTCTTCACCTTCTGTACAAGTTTTCTGAACGCAGGGGACCCCAG GGAAGTCAGGTGCGACTCAGTGCAATGCCTCAGAAAGCTGATTTTCAGATAGAACTGGGTCCAGTTCATTCAGAATTAGATATTAGCATTGTGGATAGACTCAATTCTTTACTGCAACCACAGAAACTGGTAACAACAGAAATGATGGCATCCCACATGTACACCTCCTACAATAAGCATGTCAGTCTG CACAAGGCATTCACTGAAGTTTTCTTAGACGACTCGAGGACACCAGCAAACTGCCGGATGTCTGTCTTGGTTAATGTGCCAGTGTTAAACTTGGCCGTGCGATTTCCAATTCCTGACTTGAGGTCGGACCAGGAGAGGGGCCCCTGGTTTAAGAAATCCCTCCAGAAAGAAATTCTCCATCTGGAGTTCAAGGATGTGGAATTCAAAACCGAATTCACTGGCGGATCCTCTCCGGAACAAACTAAACTGGAGCTGACGTTTAAAGAACTGACTG GCAAGTTTCAAGATGACCATGACCAGGCAGCTGTCAGGTTCCTCAAGGTGTCACATGGGATGGATGGTGACATGGTGACATCAGACAGTGGCAAATTTGATTGGCCAAG GATCGTGTTGAAAGTGAACCCGACGGCAGTGCACTCTATCCTGGAGCGGGTCACAgccgaggaagaggaggaggctgAGGGGCTCTCcccagaggaggaggaaggaggggCGCACTCTTTGAAAGACGTCTGTGATTTCGGAAAACCAGAGCCCTCACCATTCTCCTCCCGCAGGGTCATGTACGAAAACGAGGAG ATGGTCATGCCAGGAGATGTGGCTGAAATGACTGAATTTCAGGAGAAGACAATGAGCAATTCACGCTACATTTTGGAGCTGTCGTTGCCAAATGTTGAATTAGCCCTGCCAAACAAGGCCTTTTACGAGAAATTGCACAACAG CAGAATCAATAATGACCTGTTGCTATGGGAGCCGACCGCACCATCTCCAGTAGAGACCTTTGAAAACATGTCCTATGGTGTTGGACTGTCAGTAGCGAGCCAGCTAATCAATACCTACAGCAAGGACAGTTTCAGCCAGTTCAGATCATCTGCCCCCGATG AAGAAGAGAGTGGATCGGAGGAAGAGACGATGCAATATTACTCCACGGGAGACTTTGGTTTTAGGTGTCGAAGGAAAAAGAAGAATGAGCCTCAGAACAAAACCTCCCAAAGTCTTTTCTCTGTCCTCCTGAGTGTCAACCACGGACTTGTGGCCTTACAGACAGATACCAAG CGGGAAGATGGGACAGTGATAGAAAGCAGGCATGGAGAGTTCTGGTTAGAAATTGATAATGGGGTTCTGTTCAGTGTGACTCGCTATGAGGGCTATGAAGACCAGCATTACATATGTCTCCATACCAGCAGCTTGTGTCTGTATCACCAAG GTATGTTAGAAGGAACTGTCCCCAGCACTGAAGTGAAGTTGCCCAGTAAAACCCGGCCTCACTGGTTGGAACCTACCATTTACCGCTCTGAGGAGGGGTCCCTCAGCAAACGTTGCGTGCCTGAAGGTGCTGGAGGAGAGAGTATAAATATGCTGTCTGTGGCAGTGAAGATCTACTCTGAGAACATCGAGCGCAATGTTAAG GAGTTCCTGATCTCTGTCGGAGTGAAAGGAGCTACTCTTCAGCACCAGGTGGTGCCCTCAAGTATCAGCTGGCAGGAGCAG ATTCTGGATTTCCTGAATGTGTCTGATGAGCCTGTTTTGGGATACACCCCACCTGTTTCAGTCACTACCTTTCACCTTCACCTGTGGAGCTGTTCTCTTGATTACAG ACCACTGTATCTGCCAATCAGATCTCTTCTCACTGTGGAAACCTTTAGCATCTCCAGCAGTGTCTCGCTTGACCGGTCCTCCTCCAAACTCAG aaTCATTCTGGATGAAGCTGCGTTGTTTTTATCAGACAAGTGTAACAACGTGTCGGTCAATCTGAACAGAG ATTATGTGCAAGTGGTGGATATGGGACTCTTGGAGCTGAGGATTACAGCAGTTAAACCCGGAGTCAATGGAGAAATG ACTGAGCCACGATTTGAGCTGCGCTGCTCCAGTGATGTCATTCACATCCGGACTTGCTATGATTCCTGTGCGGCACTCATGAACCTGATCCAGTACATAGCAAGCTACGGGGACCTTATTCCACCCCCAAGACCAGAGACAAAAGCTGGAGGCTCTAAGCAACGAGGCAGG CCCGACATCCCAAGCAGACCCCCCTCTCGGCCACTACTCCTCCCTGAAGCTGAGCAACAGATCCTTCAGGACCTGATGAGTGAAGCCATGGAGGACACAGACTTCCAGCAGGCACGGTCCCCTGAGGACCGGCAGCCCAATG GAGTCCATGAAGGATCCACACAGGCTCTCGAGCCACCTCGTTCAGATCTCTTCCTGTTCCCAGATGAGAGTGGGAACATCTCCCAGGAACCAAGCCCAACCTTTACACCCTATCACCACCCTCTGATCTACGCAGCCATGAGCGACGCTGCTCCAGAGAGCGATGACTTTTGTATTCTGGAAACTCCTTTGGCGGGCGCTGCT GATCGTGATGAGGAGCCAGTAGTGAAAAAACTGACTTCAGATTCTATTGAGATACAAGAGAATCACTTTAGTATCCCACTTGGGAGGACTGACTCGAATAAAGGACCCTTGCACTTTCCTGTTCCAGAGGTCAGATATTTAATAAAGGAAATCTCAATCATCTGGCATCTTTATGGGGGCAAGGATTTTGCGGGTGGACCAGTCCTATCATCCCCAGCCAAGAGTCGTGG CTCTCCCTCACAGACCCCAGTGAGACAAAGTCGAGTTGCTGGGCGTGCACATGGAGGCAGGGGGAGAAACCCAGATGTTCTGATGGAAATACAGCTGAGCAAG GTGAAGTTCCAGCATGAAGTTTACCCTCAGAGTGGGGCGGACAGGGAGCCCAGTTTAACAGAGCAGCCAGTCTCTCGGCAAGTGTTCATCGTCCAGGATCTTGAGATCAGGGACCGTCTGGCCACATCACAAATGAACAAGTTCCTCTACCTCTACTTCAGCAAAGAGATGCCCAGGAAGGCCCATTCTAATATG CTGACGGTGAAGGCTTTGCATGTCTGTCCAGAATCAGGTCGAACCCCACAGGAGTGCTGTTTACGAGTCTCTCTAATGCCGGTGCGCCTCAATATCGATCAG GATGCATTGTTTTTCTTGAAGGACTTTTTTGCCAGCATTGCTGCTGAGGTGGAGTTGTTGTCTCCACCAGATCAAGAAG TAAAGAAACCTCCAGCTCCAGACCTCACCTGCAGCTTCCCCAAACACATGAGTGGTAGTCTGGACCCAGCTCCAATCATCTCGGTGCCAGGACAAGGCAAACCGAGCCAGAATGGCTTACCAGATTCCAGCAGCACTGAAAATGGGGAGGCCGAATCTTCACCTGCAACATCCTTCACAGACCAGCCAATCTTCTTCCg AGAGTTTCGTTTCATCTCTGAAGTGCCCATTCGTTTGGATTATCACGGGAAGCATGTGTCAATGGAACAG GGCACATTTGCTGGAATTGTGATTGGTTTGACTCAGCTGAACTGCTCTGAGCTGAAACTGAAGAGGCTTTGCTACAGACAAGG ATTGCTGGGTGTGGATAAACTGTTCTCCTATGCAATCAGTGAATGGCTGAATGACATTAAAAAGAACCAGCTACCAGGAATTCTGGGAGGAGTGGGCCCTATACACTCCTTAGTACAATTAG ttcagGGCCTGAGGGACCTTGTGTGGTTGCCAATTGAACAGTACCGCAAGGATGGAAGAATTGTCAGAGGGTTTCAACGTGGCGCTGCATCCTTCGGTACATCTACTGCCATGGCAGCTTTGGAGCTCACTAATCGGATGGTGCAGACAATTCAG GCTGCAGCAGAGACAGCCTATGACATGGTGTCTCCTGGACCTGATGAAAGCGAATTAAAAAGAATCAAACGGTTCTCTCATTACCGGTTGGCTCACCAGCCAGTGGATCTGCGTGAGGGCGTGGCCAAAGCATACAGTGTCGTCAAAGAG GGGATTACAGACACAGCGCTGACAATCTATGATACCGCCACACGGGAGCACGAACAGAGAGGAGTGACTGGGGCTGTGGGGGGAGTTTTGCGACAGATTCCACCTGCTGTGGTAAAACCACTCATTGTTGCCACAGAGGCCACCTCCAATGTTTTGGGTGGCATGAGAAATCAGATTCGACCAGATGCCCGTCAGGAGGAATCCCAGAAATGGCGATTAGGggaggagtga